A single window of Paracoccus albus DNA harbors:
- the dprA gene encoding DNA-processing protein DprA, translating into MFSFTSPRTPPTAKDDDLSFLRLIRSRRVGPTTFHRLVAEHGSAAAALDALPDIARGAGVKEYSPCTEAAALAELKAGRKGNAILIRCDSPEYPAALREIPDAPPVLWVKGNAAALSHPTIAVIGARNASSLGLRMARGMASALAEAGNTVIAGLARGIDTAAHEASVKHGTVAVIAGGIDQIYPVENKVLAATICDRGCLISEQPPGVAPVARHFPLRNRIISGLAQGVVIIEAAVKSGSLITARNALDQGREVLAVPGHPVDGRAGGCNQLIRDGAILVRNADDVLEAIPALSTERQAGAAQLSSTAATTPLPAQRQRETSAMAAIAPRSPALPLPPRKAQNAATLESQVLAHLSPNPIEEDSLIRDLGVPASILSPVLVQLELAGKLTRMAGGRISLQ; encoded by the coding sequence TTGTTTTCTTTCACTTCCCCCCGCACCCCACCCACCGCGAAGGATGATGATCTCAGCTTCCTCCGCCTCATTCGCTCTCGGCGTGTCGGGCCGACGACATTTCACAGGCTGGTGGCAGAACATGGCAGCGCCGCCGCCGCCCTGGACGCGTTACCCGACATTGCCCGTGGGGCCGGGGTGAAGGAATACAGCCCCTGCACAGAAGCCGCCGCCCTTGCCGAATTGAAAGCCGGTCGCAAAGGCAACGCCATACTGATCCGCTGCGATTCGCCCGAATACCCCGCGGCGCTGCGTGAAATCCCCGATGCGCCGCCCGTCTTGTGGGTGAAAGGAAACGCTGCGGCACTATCGCATCCAACGATTGCCGTCATCGGCGCCCGAAACGCATCTTCGCTGGGGCTTCGCATGGCTCGCGGCATGGCATCCGCTTTGGCAGAGGCTGGCAACACCGTAATCGCCGGTCTGGCGCGCGGGATCGACACCGCCGCGCATGAGGCCAGCGTTAAACATGGCACGGTGGCGGTCATCGCCGGCGGGATCGATCAGATTTACCCGGTCGAAAACAAGGTCCTCGCCGCGACAATCTGCGATCGCGGTTGCCTCATCTCTGAACAGCCGCCTGGTGTCGCCCCTGTCGCGCGGCATTTTCCACTTCGAAACCGGATAATTTCCGGACTGGCGCAGGGCGTCGTCATCATTGAGGCGGCGGTGAAATCGGGCAGCCTGATCACCGCACGAAATGCGCTTGATCAGGGGAGAGAGGTTCTGGCGGTTCCCGGTCATCCGGTGGATGGTCGTGCCGGTGGTTGCAATCAGTTGATTCGCGACGGCGCCATTCTTGTTCGCAATGCCGACGATGTGCTGGAGGCGATACCGGCACTCTCGACCGAACGTCAGGCCGGCGCAGCGCAGCTGTCGTCAACGGCTGCAACGACTCCTTTGCCTGCACAGCGCCAACGCGAGACCTCCGCTATGGCGGCAATTGCGCCCCGTTCCCCTGCCCTGCCATTACCGCCTCGCAAAGCCCAAAACGCCGCAACGCTGGAATCGCAGGTGCTGGCACATCTATCGCCCAACCCGATTGAAGAGGATTCGCTGATCCGTGATCTTGGCGTTCCGGCGTCAATCCTGTCGCCGGTATTGGTTCAGCTTGAACTGGCGGGAAAACTGACCCGCATGGCAGGTGGCCGGATTTCGCTGCAATAA
- the tldD gene encoding metalloprotease TldD, whose translation MTNDPFRPFEGDFDREAALTVLRDATLGADDGEIFVERAHAETLIFDDGRLRGSSYTASQGFGLRAVAGEVTGYAHSTELTLPSLRRAAETVRLAVGNGGRTLAVPPQVGGKPLYAPVDPAEGIDIATRIDLLREIDAYARAKDPRVVQVSASMATSLQEVAILRPEGGLVTDIRPMARLNVAVIVEDNARRESGGTGGGGRIPLHSLIQPAHWQSQVDEALRIALVNLRAQPAPAGVMDIVLGPGWPGILLHEAVGHGLEGDFNRKGHSAFAGLLGQRVAAPGVTVIDDGTIPDRRGSISVDDEGSAPGRNTLIEDGILVGYLQDRQNARLMGVEPTGNGRRESYAHAPMPRMTNTFMLGGDSKPDSILSDLKDGIYAVGFGGGQVDITNGKFVFSCTEAYRVKNGVVGDPIRGATLIGDGATALQHIRAIGNDMALDPGMGTCGKQGQWVPVGVGLPTLMIGGLTVGGSAAA comes from the coding sequence ATGACCAATGATCCTTTCCGCCCGTTCGAAGGCGATTTCGACCGCGAAGCCGCTCTGACGGTGCTTCGCGACGCGACCCTCGGTGCCGATGATGGCGAGATTTTTGTCGAACGCGCCCATGCCGAAACGCTTATCTTCGACGATGGCCGGCTGCGCGGCTCCAGCTATACCGCCAGTCAGGGTTTCGGGCTGCGCGCCGTTGCCGGAGAGGTCACCGGCTATGCGCATTCAACCGAATTGACGCTGCCATCGCTGCGCCGCGCGGCTGAAACGGTCAGGCTTGCTGTCGGGAATGGTGGGCGCACGCTGGCGGTTCCACCGCAAGTCGGAGGCAAGCCCCTTTACGCGCCTGTCGATCCCGCGGAAGGCATCGACATTGCAACGCGGATCGACCTGTTGCGTGAAATCGACGCCTATGCGCGGGCAAAGGATCCGCGCGTCGTTCAGGTCAGCGCATCTATGGCAACCAGCCTGCAAGAGGTCGCGATCCTGCGTCCCGAGGGCGGTCTTGTGACCGATATCCGTCCGATGGCGCGACTGAATGTCGCAGTCATCGTCGAAGACAATGCGCGCCGGGAAAGCGGCGGCACCGGCGGCGGCGGTCGCATCCCGCTTCACAGCCTGATTCAGCCCGCACATTGGCAGTCCCAGGTAGACGAGGCGCTGCGCATCGCGCTTGTCAATCTGCGCGCTCAACCCGCGCCTGCTGGCGTCATGGATATCGTGCTGGGTCCGGGTTGGCCGGGCATTTTGCTGCACGAAGCCGTGGGACACGGGCTGGAGGGTGATTTTAACCGCAAGGGTCATTCCGCCTTCGCCGGATTGCTCGGTCAGCGCGTGGCAGCACCGGGCGTGACCGTTATCGACGACGGAACGATCCCTGACCGGCGCGGATCGATAAGCGTTGACGATGAGGGCAGCGCGCCGGGTCGGAATACCCTGATAGAGGACGGCATTCTGGTGGGCTATCTTCAGGACCGGCAAAACGCGCGGCTTATGGGCGTGGAACCGACGGGCAACGGTCGCCGCGAAAGCTATGCCCATGCGCCGATGCCGCGAATGACGAACACCTTCATGCTGGGCGGCGATTCGAAACCTGATTCGATCCTGTCAGACCTGAAAGACGGTATCTATGCCGTTGGCTTCGGGGGCGGGCAGGTCGATATTACAAACGGGAAATTCGTTTTCTCCTGCACCGAAGCCTATCGCGTGAAAAACGGCGTTGTCGGTGATCCGATAAGGGGCGCCACCCTCATCGGTGACGGTGCGACGGCGCTTCAGCATATACGTGCGATCGGCAACGACATGGCGCTTGATCCGGGTATGGGCACGTGCGGCAAACAGGGGCAATGGGTTCCTGTCGGCGTTGGCCTTCCTACCCTGATGATCGGGGGGCTGACGGTCGGCGGGTCCGCTGCCGCTTGA
- the coxB gene encoding cytochrome c oxidase subunit II: MVAPAMMRRMFAAGMGAAALLSAGVVRAQEAAGDVLGDLPVIGKPVPRGLGFQPASSPEALDQQWLDHYVLIIIAVVTVFVCALLLWCIVRYNRRANPTPARFSHNTPIEITWTLVPILILIAIGVFSLPILFRQLAIPENPSVVIKAIGHQWYWSYEYPEEGLVFDALMLPEEDLEANGYAPDEYLLATDNPVVVPVGQEVLMQFTATDVIHSWTIPAFAVKQDAVPGRIAQLAFTATQEGVYFGQCSELCGINHAYMPIVVKAVSPETYAAWLEGAKVEFAASDLETAQPIQLASK; encoded by the coding sequence ATGGTGGCTCCAGCGATGATGCGCCGCATGTTTGCGGCAGGTATGGGGGCGGCGGCGCTGCTTTCGGCAGGCGTAGTGCGCGCGCAAGAGGCCGCTGGCGATGTGCTGGGGGATCTTCCCGTCATCGGCAAGCCGGTGCCGCGCGGGCTGGGTTTCCAGCCAGCGTCCAGCCCCGAAGCCCTGGATCAGCAGTGGCTAGACCACTACGTTCTGATCATCATCGCGGTTGTGACGGTTTTCGTCTGCGCGCTGCTTCTTTGGTGCATCGTGCGCTACAACCGCCGTGCCAATCCGACCCCGGCACGTTTCAGCCATAACACGCCGATCGAAATCACATGGACGCTTGTGCCGATCCTGATTCTGATCGCTATCGGTGTATTCTCGCTGCCGATTCTGTTCCGTCAGCTTGCCATTCCGGAAAATCCCTCTGTGGTGATTAAGGCCATCGGCCATCAATGGTACTGGTCCTATGAATACCCGGAAGAGGGTCTGGTCTTCGACGCCCTCATGCTGCCTGAGGAAGATCTGGAGGCAAATGGCTATGCGCCGGACGAATACCTGCTGGCGACGGATAATCCTGTCGTGGTCCCGGTCGGGCAAGAGGTGCTGATGCAGTTCACCGCGACCGACGTGATCCATTCCTGGACCATCCCCGCCTTTGCCGTGAAACAGGATGCTGTGCCGGGCCGTATTGCGCAGCTGGCCTTTACCGCTACGCAGGAAGGCGTCTATTTCGGCCAGTGCTCGGAGCTTTGCGGCATTAACCACGCCTATATGCCGATTGTCGTCAAGGCCGTCTCTCCCGAGACCTATGCGGCTTGGCTGGAAGGCGCGAAAGTCGAATTCGCTGCTTCGGATCTGGAAACCGCGCAGCCGATTCAGCTGGCGTCGAAGTAA
- the cyoE gene encoding heme o synthase yields the protein MADTSTYQAPNEAEFGDFVALLKPRVMSLVVFTAFVGLIVAPVGLHPLVAFCSVLFIAIGGGASGALNMWYDADVDAVMKRTQGRPIPSGRVAAGDALAIGLALSGMAVMMLGLSANWFAAGFLAFTIFFYAVIYTMWLKRSTPQNIVIGGAAGAFPPMIGWACATGGIAIESLLMFALIFFWTPPHFWALALFMKEDYHKAGVPMLTVTHGRTVTRRHIFAYTLVLAPFAVWLGLTSIGGPIYMSVAVVLNALFIARGWQVMQRTDEQSYRDGHKAEKSFFKLSLYYLFAHFAALLAQHWVTP from the coding sequence GTGGCCGATACAAGCACATATCAGGCGCCAAACGAGGCCGAATTCGGTGACTTTGTCGCGCTGCTGAAGCCGCGCGTCATGTCTCTGGTCGTGTTCACCGCCTTTGTCGGTCTGATTGTTGCACCTGTCGGGCTTCACCCACTGGTCGCGTTCTGCTCGGTCCTGTTTATTGCGATTGGCGGCGGCGCATCGGGCGCGCTGAATATGTGGTACGACGCCGATGTCGACGCCGTGATGAAACGGACGCAGGGTCGCCCGATTCCGTCGGGCCGTGTCGCGGCGGGCGATGCGCTTGCCATCGGGCTGGCGCTGTCGGGCATGGCCGTCATGATGCTGGGCCTGTCGGCGAACTGGTTTGCTGCGGGCTTTCTGGCGTTCACGATCTTCTTCTATGCCGTCATCTATACGATGTGGCTGAAACGCTCGACCCCGCAGAACATCGTTATCGGTGGCGCTGCCGGTGCGTTCCCGCCCATGATCGGCTGGGCCTGCGCAACAGGCGGCATCGCCATCGAGTCGCTTCTTATGTTTGCGCTGATCTTTTTCTGGACGCCGCCCCATTTCTGGGCACTGGCGCTGTTCATGAAGGAAGATTACCACAAGGCCGGCGTGCCGATGCTGACGGTCACACACGGTCGTACTGTCACGCGTCGACACATCTTCGCCTATACGCTTGTGCTTGCGCCTTTTGCCGTCTGGCTTGGACTGACCTCTATCGGCGGGCCCATCTATATGTCGGTGGCCGTTGTATTGAATGCGCTGTTCATCGCGCGCGGCTGGCAGGTCATGCAGCGCACGGATGAACAATCTTACCGCGATGGTCACAAGGCAGAGAAAAGCTTCTTCAAGCTGTCGCTCTATTATCTATTCGCACATTTTGCCGCATTGCTGGCGCAGCACTGGGTGACGCCGTGA
- a CDS encoding cytochrome c oxidase assembly protein has protein sequence MSLLPRDKNLRVMVSLIGVVLVMGALAWAAVPFYNWFCKVTGYGGTTQVASAETASEQVVLDETVTVRFDANTETNLPWTFRPLQTEMEVPIGASAMAFYEAVNNSDRPITGRASYNVAPEIAGSFFYKIDCFCFTEQTLQPGERVEMPVNFEVDPEIVTDRDAYKVRDITLSYTFHEYDTPETASAAGSQAALTTDTGEIKMN, from the coding sequence ATGAGCTTGCTGCCGCGGGATAAGAACCTTCGGGTCATGGTTTCCTTGATCGGTGTGGTGCTTGTGATGGGTGCGCTGGCTTGGGCGGCGGTGCCTTTTTATAACTGGTTCTGCAAGGTCACGGGCTATGGCGGCACGACGCAGGTCGCCTCGGCAGAGACCGCTTCAGAGCAGGTTGTACTGGATGAAACCGTCACGGTCCGCTTCGACGCCAATACTGAGACGAACCTGCCCTGGACCTTCCGTCCGTTGCAGACAGAAATGGAAGTGCCGATCGGCGCAAGCGCGATGGCCTTCTATGAAGCGGTCAACAATTCGGATCGTCCCATCACCGGTCGCGCCAGCTATAATGTCGCGCCAGAGATTGCGGGCTCTTTCTTCTACAAGATCGACTGCTTCTGCTTTACCGAACAAACCCTTCAGCCCGGGGAACGGGTCGAGATGCCGGTCAATTTCGAGGTTGATCCGGAAATCGTGACAGATCGCGACGCCTATAAGGTTCGCGACATCACGCTGAGCTACACTTTCCACGAATATGATACGCCCGAAACGGCGTCGGCAGCGGGCAGTCAGGCCGCGTTGACGACGGACACGGGTGAGATCAAGATGAACTGA
- a CDS encoding cytochrome c oxidase subunit 3 — translation MAHAKNHDYHILPPSLWPLITAVSVFVMLFGAVLWMKDNGPWMYLIGLVGVLYCMFGWWADVVHEGETGDHTKVVQIGLRYGVILFIMSEVMFFVAWFWAFFKNALYPMGPESPIRDGVWPPEGIQTFDPWHLPLINTLILLLSGCAVTWAHHALVHDNDRKSAIQGTAIAVVLGVFFTILQAYEYSHAAFGLSDTVYGGVFFMATGFHGFHVIIGTIFLFVCLIRLMRGQMSDKQHVGFEAAAWYWHFVDVVWLFLFFAIYIWGR, via the coding sequence ATGGCGCATGCAAAGAACCACGACTACCACATTCTGCCGCCATCGCTGTGGCCGCTCATCACGGCTGTTTCGGTCTTCGTGATGCTGTTCGGCGCTGTTCTTTGGATGAAAGACAACGGCCCGTGGATGTATCTGATCGGTCTGGTCGGTGTGCTGTACTGCATGTTCGGCTGGTGGGCCGATGTGGTACATGAGGGCGAGACGGGCGATCACACGAAGGTGGTGCAGATCGGCCTGCGCTATGGCGTGATCCTGTTCATCATGTCCGAGGTGATGTTCTTCGTGGCCTGGTTCTGGGCCTTCTTCAAGAACGCGCTTTACCCGATGGGACCTGAAAGCCCGATCCGTGACGGTGTCTGGCCGCCGGAGGGTATTCAGACCTTCGATCCGTGGCATCTGCCGCTGATCAACACTTTGATCCTGCTGCTGTCCGGCTGTGCCGTGACCTGGGCGCACCATGCACTTGTCCACGACAATGACCGTAAGTCGGCCATTCAGGGCACCGCCATTGCTGTTGTGCTGGGCGTCTTCTTTACCATTCTGCAAGCCTATGAGTACAGCCACGCAGCCTTCGGCCTGTCTGACACGGTCTATGGTGGCGTGTTCTTTATGGCGACGGGCTTTCACGGCTTCCATGTCATCATCGGGACGATCTTCCTGTTTGTTTGCCTGATCCGCCTGATGCGCGGCCAGATGAGCGATAAGCAGCATGTCGGCTTCGAAGCGGCGGCTTGGTACTGGCACTTCGTCGACGTCGTCTGGCTGTTCCTGTTCTTCGCGATCTATATCTGGGGTCGCTGA
- a CDS encoding SURF1 family protein, producing the protein MTASRSIIPPLLFGVVMTAILMSLGFWQLRRLDEKTTLLAEIQSGIDATPVPLPAEIDPGMKYLPVTVAGQTTGEEILVLSGTKERGGGYNVISAFETEDGRRILLDRGYIEQDYRRTARPPVALSVAGNLHWPQDNNSSTPDPDLNAGIWFARDVQAMANTLDTQPILVVASEVEGEAQGVDPIPVAIEGIPNSHLSYAVQWFLFAATCAGMTAWLIWRIRRRTY; encoded by the coding sequence ATGACTGCCAGCCGTTCCATCATTCCGCCGCTTCTTTTCGGGGTCGTCATGACGGCTATCCTGATGAGTCTTGGTTTCTGGCAACTGCGCAGGCTGGACGAAAAGACGACCTTGCTGGCCGAAATCCAATCCGGGATTGATGCTACGCCCGTGCCTCTGCCCGCCGAAATCGACCCGGGCATGAAATATCTGCCTGTGACTGTCGCGGGCCAGACGACGGGCGAAGAAATTCTGGTTCTGTCAGGCACGAAAGAGCGCGGCGGCGGCTACAACGTCATCTCTGCATTCGAAACGGAGGACGGTCGGCGCATTCTGCTGGATCGCGGCTATATCGAACAGGACTATCGGCGCACGGCTCGGCCGCCGGTCGCTTTGAGCGTGGCGGGAAACCTGCACTGGCCGCAGGATAATAACAGTTCGACGCCGGATCCCGATCTGAATGCCGGGATCTGGTTTGCGCGCGATGTGCAGGCGATGGCGAACACGCTGGATACTCAGCCGATATTGGTTGTGGCATCAGAGGTCGAGGGCGAGGCCCAAGGCGTAGACCCGATCCCGGTCGCGATAGAGGGGATACCCAACAGTCACTTGTCATATGCCGTGCAATGGTTCCTGTTCGCTGCGACTTGCGCAGGGATGACAGCATGGCTCATCTGGCGTATCAGGCGCCGGACATATTAG
- the thrC gene encoding threonine synthase has product MRYISTRGQAPALNFEQAMLTGLARDGGLYLPETIPQMNDIAALEGLPYGEAALRVIKPFLGESFSDAELRQALENAYKDFGHIARAPLRQLAPGHHLLELFHGPTLAFKDFAMQLIGQLFQIALKRSGQRITIVGATSGDTGSAAIEAFRGLDNVDVFILFPHGRVSEVQRRQMTTPDDDNVHSLALDGHFDDCQARLKDLFNDHEFRDEVGLAGVNSINWARVLAQVVYYFTAAVSLGAPSREVDFTVPTGNFGDILAGLVAKRMGLPIGKLVVATNQNDILHRALTTGEYRVGQVEPSISPSMDIQVSSNFERALFWAYDKDAAAIRQLMDELKAGGFTISQGALQALQEDFVSGRASEDETLETIRTVREETGEILCPHSAVGVKVAREHLRSGVPMITLATAHPAKFPDAVERAVGIRPALPPHMEGLFDRPERSGRVENDVAALKSLILERRTA; this is encoded by the coding sequence ATGCGTTATATCTCGACACGGGGTCAGGCCCCGGCCTTGAACTTTGAACAGGCGATGCTGACCGGGTTGGCCCGTGACGGCGGATTGTATCTGCCAGAGACCATTCCGCAGATGAACGATATCGCGGCACTTGAGGGCTTGCCTTATGGCGAGGCGGCCTTGCGTGTCATCAAGCCGTTTCTTGGCGAAAGCTTCTCGGATGCGGAACTGAGACAGGCGCTTGAGAACGCGTATAAGGATTTCGGCCATATTGCCCGCGCACCCTTGCGCCAGCTCGCCCCCGGCCATCACCTGCTGGAACTGTTCCACGGCCCAACGCTCGCCTTCAAAGACTTTGCGATGCAGCTGATCGGCCAGCTGTTCCAGATCGCGCTGAAACGCTCTGGCCAGCGAATCACAATTGTCGGCGCGACGTCGGGCGATACCGGATCTGCGGCGATTGAGGCGTTTCGCGGCTTGGATAATGTCGATGTCTTCATCCTGTTCCCGCATGGCCGCGTGTCAGAGGTCCAGCGTCGCCAGATGACTACGCCCGATGATGACAATGTACATTCGCTAGCGCTTGACGGACATTTCGACGACTGTCAGGCGCGGCTGAAAGATCTGTTCAACGACCATGAGTTCCGCGATGAAGTCGGGCTGGCGGGCGTCAACAGCATCAACTGGGCGCGGGTGCTCGCGCAGGTTGTCTATTATTTCACCGCCGCTGTCAGCCTCGGTGCGCCATCGCGAGAGGTCGATTTCACCGTGCCGACGGGTAATTTCGGCGATATCCTTGCCGGTCTGGTCGCAAAGCGTATGGGCTTGCCTATCGGCAAGCTCGTGGTCGCGACGAATCAGAACGACATTCTGCACCGTGCACTGACAACGGGCGAGTACCGTGTCGGACAGGTCGAACCCTCGATCTCGCCATCCATGGATATTCAGGTCAGCAGCAATTTCGAACGTGCCTTGTTCTGGGCCTATGACAAAGATGCAGCCGCAATCCGCCAGCTTATGGATGAGCTGAAGGCCGGTGGCTTCACCATCAGCCAAGGCGCATTGCAGGCGCTGCAAGAAGATTTCGTTTCCGGTCGCGCGTCCGAAGATGAAACGCTTGAGACGATCCGTACTGTGCGCGAAGAAACGGGCGAGATCCTTTGCCCGCATTCCGCCGTCGGTGTGAAGGTCGCCCGCGAACACCTGCGCAGCGGCGTCCCGATGATTACTCTTGCAACCGCACATCCTGCCAAGTTCCCCGATGCGGTCGAGCGGGCGGTGGGCATTCGACCAGCCCTTCCGCCCCATATGGAGGGACTTTTTGACAGGCCCGAACGGTCCGGGCGGGTTGAAAACGACGTCGCGGCGCTTAAATCGCTGATCCTTGAACGGAGAACCGCTTGA
- a CDS encoding M16 family metallopeptidase translates to MTDTNITTLPNGLRIVTRNMPGLHSATLGLWVAAGGRDERAEQNGIAHFLEHMAFKGTAKRSALQIAEEIEDVGGYINAYTSRDTTAYYARVLEADIGLALDVISDIVLNPAFDQREIEIERGVILQEIGQSLDTPDDIIFDWLQEAAYPDQAIGRTILGPAERVSNFGRTDLAGFVTEHYGPGQIILAAAGAVDHDAIVRQAEAIFGHLAARSSPARDIARWQGAETRRVKDLEQAHFTLAFEGPGYLSPDYHAAQIWTVAMGGGMSSRLFQKIREERGLCYTIFAQSGFHDDTGMMTIYAGTAAADLAELTQLTVDELKRSVDEMSDAEIARARAQLKAGTLMGLESSSGQAERIARSLAIWGRVPEPAETAERLDAVTRADIARYAESLIARRPAMALYGPVDRAPALDTLIERLAA, encoded by the coding sequence TTGACCGACACCAATATCACCACTCTGCCGAACGGGCTGCGCATCGTAACCCGCAATATGCCCGGCCTTCACTCTGCCACCCTTGGTCTTTGGGTCGCGGCGGGCGGTCGCGATGAACGGGCAGAGCAGAACGGCATTGCCCACTTTCTGGAACATATGGCGTTCAAGGGAACCGCCAAGCGTTCCGCCCTGCAGATCGCCGAAGAGATCGAGGATGTGGGCGGCTATATCAACGCATATACATCGCGCGATACGACGGCCTATTACGCACGCGTGCTGGAGGCCGATATAGGTCTGGCACTGGATGTGATTTCCGACATCGTGCTGAATCCGGCCTTCGATCAGCGCGAGATAGAGATTGAGCGCGGCGTGATCCTGCAGGAAATCGGCCAGTCGCTTGATACGCCGGACGATATCATCTTCGACTGGCTGCAAGAGGCGGCCTATCCCGATCAGGCCATCGGGCGGACGATCCTTGGCCCGGCAGAGCGCGTGTCCAATTTTGGCCGTACCGATCTGGCAGGCTTTGTCACCGAACATTACGGTCCCGGACAGATCATCCTTGCCGCAGCCGGTGCGGTTGATCACGACGCAATCGTGCGTCAGGCCGAAGCGATCTTTGGCCATCTGGCGGCGCGTTCGTCACCCGCGCGTGATATTGCGCGTTGGCAGGGTGCTGAAACGCGGCGCGTCAAGGATCTTGAACAGGCGCATTTCACACTTGCGTTCGAAGGGCCCGGCTACCTTTCGCCCGACTATCATGCGGCCCAGATATGGACGGTGGCAATGGGCGGTGGCATGTCCTCTCGGCTGTTCCAGAAGATCAGGGAAGAGCGCGGGCTGTGCTATACGATTTTCGCGCAATCGGGCTTTCACGACGATACCGGCATGATGACGATCTATGCCGGAACAGCCGCTGCCGATCTTGCTGAACTGACGCAACTGACTGTCGACGAACTGAAACGCTCGGTCGATGAAATGAGCGATGCAGAGATTGCTCGGGCAAGGGCGCAGCTAAAAGCAGGCACGCTGATGGGGCTCGAAAGCAGCTCTGGCCAGGCGGAACGCATCGCACGCTCCCTGGCGATCTGGGGCCGGGTGCCAGAGCCTGCCGAAACGGCAGAGCGGCTGGATGCCGTGACGCGTGCAGACATTGCCCGCTATGCCGAATCGCTGATCGCGCGGCGTCCGGCGATGGCGCTTTATGGTCCGGTTGATCGTGCGCCCGCGCTTGATACGCTGATAGAACGGCTTGCTGCATAA
- a CDS encoding GNAT family N-acetyltransferase, protein MFARRRPIRLETERMTLRLPQHSDFSGWTALREVSREFLTPWEPVWSADHLSRKSFTNRVYWAQRASRNGSAIPLFLERNVDGALLGAITIDNIRRGPAQMATIGYWIGAPHARQGYMTEAIGAVVKHAFTAMEMSRIEAACLPDNTASRGVLERSGFKYEGVAQSYLQINGRWRTHVLYANLRHDRRGRTDAG, encoded by the coding sequence ATGTTTGCCCGGCGTCGTCCGATACGGTTGGAAACCGAACGGATGACCCTGCGGCTGCCGCAGCATTCCGACTTCAGCGGTTGGACAGCGCTGCGAGAGGTCAGCCGTGAATTCCTGACGCCGTGGGAGCCGGTCTGGTCTGCCGATCATCTGTCGCGCAAATCTTTCACGAACCGCGTCTACTGGGCGCAGAGAGCCAGCCGCAATGGCTCTGCCATACCGCTGTTTCTGGAGCGCAACGTCGATGGCGCACTGCTTGGCGCAATCACCATCGACAATATCCGGCGTGGTCCGGCGCAGATGGCGACTATCGGCTATTGGATCGGCGCGCCCCACGCCCGGCAGGGTTACATGACCGAGGCGATTGGTGCTGTTGTCAAACATGCCTTTACGGCGATGGAAATGTCCCGGATCGAGGCGGCATGTCTGCCCGACAATACTGCGTCGCGCGGCGTGCTGGAACGCTCGGGCTTCAAATATGAAGGCGTGGCGCAAAGCTATCTGCAAATCAATGGACGGTGGCGCACGCATGTTCTCTATGCAAACCTGCGCCACGACCGACGAGGCAGAACGGATGCGGGATAA